A DNA window from Arachis duranensis cultivar V14167 chromosome 3, aradu.V14167.gnm2.J7QH, whole genome shotgun sequence contains the following coding sequences:
- the LOC107480761 gene encoding cellulose synthase-like protein G2 — protein sequence MEDSPLHSSHVHKLLLVTNRVHMLLHSTALCFMFYYRFSFLFQPPHTTESLLFPWLLVFASEIILSFIWILGRAYRWRPVSRTVFPERLPEDHKLPAVDVFICTADHTKEPTFEVMNTVLSAMALDYPPEKLNVYLSDDGGSSVTLHAMRETSNFARLWIPFCTRYRIKSRCPKAFFSSSDDDESDFVRSSLYVEDKKQIEEKYEVFKEKIVSFRDNMAIPRDDPTINVQDHPPCIEVMEGNIFDDADNGKIPRLVYVSREKRPSHPHHFKAGALNVLLRVSAVISNSPYILVLDCDMFCNDPSSARYAMCFHLDPKISSSLAFVQFPQKFYNVSKNDIYDSQLRSIFTLQWRGMDGLKGPVMSGTGFYIKRVSLCGNLNIKGTDLTQLKEYFGSSNEFIKSLTQNYTSDSASGGNALLEGETHLLASCEYEISTKWGQEVGFLYDSVVEDYLTGFILHCNGWTSVFCEPSRTQFLGSATTNLNDVLIQGTRWYSGLFENGINKYCSLIYGTGPSRMPVLQRLCFAELTYFPLYCFPLWCFATIPQLCLLHGIPLYPKVGDPFFIIFVFIFVSALLNHLEEVLITGGTLHKWMNEQRIWMMKSITCHLYGCLDALLKKVGIREANFLPTNKVADDEQTQLYQMDKYDFRASSIFIAPMLAVITINICCFLGGVYRAVFVGSWDKMFVQFFIAGFIITVNYPIIEGLVIRKDKGRISKLLAICVIIATMILLGCFTLLSSV from the exons ATGGAGGACTCTCCTCTTCACAGCAGCCATGTCCACAAGCTCTTACTTGTCACAAACAGAGTCCACATGCTTCTCCACTCCACAGCCTTATGCTTCATGTTCTACTACagattctcttttcttttccaacCGCCTCACACCACAGAAAGCCTCTTGTTTCCATGGCTCCTTGTCTTTGCTTCAGAGATCATTCTCTCCTTTATATGGATCCTCGGCCGTGCGTATCGGTGGCGTCCCGTCTCGCGCACCGTCTTTCCGGAGAGGTTGCCTGAAGATCACAAACTTCCTGCTGTTGATGTGTTCATATGCACTGCTGATCATACTAAGGAGCCTACTTTTGAGGTGATGAACACTGTCCTATCTGCCATGGCCCTTGATTATCCTCCTGAGAAGCTCAATGTGTACCTTTCGGACGATGGGGGTTCCTCTGTTACCTTGCATGCAATGAGGGAGACTTCCAACTTCGCAAGGTTGTGGATTCCATTCTGCACAAGGTACAGAATTAAGAGCAGGTGCCCCAAggctttcttttcttcttcagatgatGATGAGTCTGATTTTGTAAGAAGCAGTTTGTATGTGGAAGATAAGAAGCAGATTGAG GAAAAATATGAGGTCTTTAAGGAAAAGATTGTGTCATTCAGAGATAATATGGCCATTCCAAGAGATGATCCTACCATAAATGTTCAAGATCACCCTCCTTGCATTGAG GTTATGGAAGGTAATATCTTTGATGATGCAGATAATGGCAAAATTCCTCGCCTTGTGTATGTTTCCCGTGAGAAAAGACCATCTCATCCCCACCATTTCAAGGCTGGAGCACTCAATGTCCTT CTCCGAGTATCTGCTGTGATTAGCAATTCTCCCTACATTCTAGTTTTGGACTGTGACATGTTCTGTAATGATCCAAGTTCAGCGCGATACGCCATGTGTTTTCACCTTGATCCGAAGATATCATCCTCCTTAGCTTTTGTTCAGTTTCCTCAGAAATTTTACAATGTCAGTAAGAATGACATCTATGATAGTCAGCTGAGATCAATATTCACG CTTCAATGGAGAGGTATGGACGGGCTTAAGGGTCCAGTAATGTCTGGTACAGGCTTTTATATAAAAAGGGTGTCACTTTGTGGAAATCTCAATATCAAAG GGACTGATCTGACTCAACTTAAAGAATATTTTGGTTCATCCAATGAGTTCATCAAATCACTTACTCAAAACTACACAAGTGATTCCGCTTCTGGTGGGAATGCATTACTAGAAGGAGAAACTCACTTATTGGCTTCTTGTGAATATGAAATCAGTACTAAATGGGGACAAGAG GTTGGTTTCTTATACGATAGTGTTGTGGAAGATTATCTCACTGGATTCATATTGCATTGCAATGGATGGACTTCAGTCTTCTGTGAACCATCTAGGACACAGTTCCTAGGATCAGCTACAACAAATTTGAATGATGTGTTAATCCAAGGCACTAGATGGTACAGCGGTTTATTTGAAAATGGTATAAACAAATATTGCTCTCTTATATATGGTACCGGTCCTTCAAGGATGCCAGTCCTTCAGAGACTATGTTTTGCAGAACTCACATATTTCCCTCTTTATTGCTTCCCTCTATGGTGTTTTGCCACCATCCCTCAGCTCTGTTTACTTCATGGAATTCCCTTGTACCCCAAG GTTGGAGACCCATTTTTCATCATATTTGTATTCATCTTTGTATCAGCTCTTTTAAATCATTTGGAGGAAGTCCTCATAACAGGAGGAACACTTCACAAATGGATGAATGAGCAGAGGATATGGATGATGAAATCAATTACTTGTCATCTATACGGGTGTTTGGATGCACTGCTAAAGAAAGTAGGTATAAGAGAAGCAAATTTCTTGCCAACAAACAAAGTAGCGGATGATGAACAAACTCAGCTGTACCAAATGGATAAATATGATTTCCGAGCATCCAGCATCTTCATAGCTCCAATGCTTGCCGTCATCACGATCAATATATGTTGCTTTCTGGGTGGAGTCTACAGAGCGGTATTTGTTGGTAGTTGGGACAAGATGTTTGTGCAGTTTTTCATTGCAGGTTTCATCATTACCGTTAACTACCCTATAATTGAAGGGTTGGTAATAAGGAAGGACAAGGGACGCATTTCAAAGTTATTAGCCATATGTGTTATCATTGCTACCATGATTCTTTTGGGATGTTTTACACTTCTAAGCTCTGTGTAA
- the LOC107480715 gene encoding FHA domain-containing protein At4g14490-like produces the protein MEAPHLKLVMLKGPRQGESFEYRPGTAVKIGRVVRGNTLTVKDAGISTKHLSILTESGQWVLRDLDSSNGTIIDAVKIPPNTPFNLCDGATIKIGERTSIHVVFVYHHNKASAAVPPQPKRNPSRRCRSAKAEVQSVEENSDDAEGSEIVPSPESKRATRNPKNNKLGVAVDITVSESGAMDLDAPIEKPKKTRGRKKKVVVVEEAEEKQYAPIEISESTAVNAAPVESVVVVEEPKKTRLTRNSNKKKSVAEGSDFSAVNAPLENVVVAEPKKSMLTRSSKKKGGLIDEITASVVPEEKVMVEESTETWVSQDSKKGKSPILISPAQNSGLEVRVENAEPEETMDGDKSKELEEECAAQAFEMEQDDNVNEVEEVRGSGLEGDEIDDGGGSGEDGNSVKEGGEDCSVQKEDVDWADLEKMTLGEWFDFLEVHLPKQIIDETEEMIESMKSKAERLREYIMQHKTEQR, from the coding sequence ATGGAAGCTCCGCATCTGAAGCTGGTAATGCTTAAAGGTCCTCGACAAGGTGAATCCTTCGAGTACCGTCCCGGAACCGCCGTCAAGATTGGCCGTGTCGTCCGCGGCAACACCCTCACCGTCAAGGACGCCGGCATCTCCACCAAACATCTCTCCATACTCACCGAATCTGGCCAATGGGTTCTCCGAGACCTCGATTCCTCCAACGGCACCATTATCGACGCTGTCAAGATCCCTCCCAACACCCCCTTCAACCTCTGCGACGGCGCCACCATCAAGATCGGAGAGCGTACTTCCATCCACGTCGTCTTCGTCTACCATCACAACAAAGCTTCGGCCGCCGTACCGCCCCAACCCAAGCGAAACCCCTCGCGTCGCTGTCGATCCGCGAAAGCTGAGGTTCAGAGCGTTGAAGAGAACAGCGATGATGCTGAGGGATCTGAAATTGTGCCTTCACCCGAGAGTAAACGTGCGACCCGAAATCCGAAGAACAATAAACTCGGTGTTGCTGTTGATATTACAGTTTCGGAATCGGGCGCTATGGATCTCGATGCTCCGATTGAGAAGCCGAAGAAGACCCGGGGTAGGAAAAAGAAGGTTGTGGTGGTGGAGGAAGCCGAAGAAAAACAATATGCTCCGATTGAGATTTCCGAGTCGACTGCAGTGAATGCTGCTCCTGTAGAGAGCGTAGTGGTGGTGGAGGAACCGAAGAAGACTCGGTTGACCcggaattcaaataaaaagaaaagtgtgGCTGAGGGTTCTGATTTCAGTGCAGTGAATGCTCCGTTAGAGAATGTTGTGGTGGCAGAACCGAAGAAAAGCATGCTAACCCGGAGTTCAAAGAAAAAAGGAGGCTTAATTGATGAGATTACTGCTTCTGTTGTACCAGAAGAGAAGGTGATGGTGGAGGAATCCACAGAAACCTGGGTAAGCCAAGATTCGAAGAAAGGGAAAAGCCCGATTCTAATTAGTCCTGCTCAAAACTCAGGATTGGAGGTTAGAGTGGAGAATGCTGAGCCAGAGGAAACAATGGATGGGGATAAGAGTAAGGAATTGGAGGAAGAATGTGCTGCTCAAGCTTTTGAAATGGAGCAGGATGATAATGTTAATGAGGTAGAGGAAGTTCGAGGTTCTGGATTGGAGGGTGATGAGATTGATGATGGTGGTGGTAGTGGTGAAGATGGAAACAGTGTGAAAGAGGGCGGCGAAGATTGCAGCGTGCAGAAGGAGGATGTGGATTGGGCTGATCTTGAGAAGATGACTCTTGGTGAGTGGTTTGATTTCTTGGAAGTTCATTTGCCCAAACAGATTATTGATGAAACAGAAGAGATGATAGAGTCCATGAAAAGCAAAGCTGAGAGGCTCCGCGAGTATATTATGCAGCACAAGACAGAGCAAAGATAG